One window of Curtobacterium sp. 458 genomic DNA carries:
- a CDS encoding helix-turn-helix transcriptional regulator: MVLVRQEIGDVLRDFRLQKGRTLRQVASKASVALGYLSEVERGQKEASSEILASVADALDTPISTIMREVGDRLAVVEGLTPVPDTLPDELVAEFDNDLAVR, from the coding sequence ATGGTTCTCGTTCGTCAGGAAATCGGCGACGTCCTTCGGGACTTCCGCTTGCAGAAGGGCCGGACCCTCCGTCAGGTCGCGTCCAAGGCCAGCGTCGCTCTCGGGTACCTCAGCGAGGTGGAGCGCGGACAGAAGGAAGCCAGCTCCGAGATCCTCGCTTCGGTCGCCGACGCGCTCGACACGCCCATCTCCACGATCATGCGTGAAGTGGGCGACCGTCTCGCCGTCGTCGAGGGGCTCACGCCCGTCCCCGACACGCTGCCCGACGAGCTCGTCGCCGAGTTCGACAACGACCTCGCGGTGCGCTGA
- a CDS encoding methyltransferase, whose translation MANDHYFSANPSSEVRERQVHVTLAGRGLTLSTAAGVFSPDGVDRGTKVLLGSVPPPATDGALLDVGCGWGPIAITMALESPDAQVWGVDVNERVLGLARANAATAGATNVTVALPDEVPADLRFRTMWSNPPIRVGKDELHDILLTWLPRLEVGGEAWLVVSKDLGGDSLQRWLRDALGSDFTVSRASTDKGFRVIRVHRGA comes from the coding sequence ATGGCGAACGACCACTACTTCTCCGCCAACCCCTCGTCGGAGGTCCGCGAGCGCCAGGTGCACGTCACGCTCGCCGGTCGCGGCCTCACCCTCTCGACCGCTGCCGGCGTGTTCAGCCCGGACGGGGTCGACCGCGGCACGAAGGTCCTGCTCGGCTCAGTGCCGCCGCCGGCCACCGACGGCGCACTCCTCGACGTCGGGTGCGGCTGGGGTCCGATCGCGATCACGATGGCGCTGGAGTCGCCCGACGCACAGGTCTGGGGCGTGGACGTCAACGAGCGCGTCCTCGGGCTCGCGCGGGCGAACGCGGCGACCGCCGGGGCGACGAACGTCACGGTGGCGCTCCCGGACGAGGTCCCCGCCGACCTCCGCTTCCGGACGATGTGGTCGAACCCGCCGATCCGTGTCGGCAAGGACGAACTGCACGACATCCTGCTGACGTGGCTCCCCCGGCTCGAGGTCGGTGGAGAGGCCTGGCTGGTCGTCTCGAAGGACCTCGGCGGCGACTCGCTCCAACGGTGGTTGCGCGATGCGCTCGGGTCCGACTTCACCGTGTCGCGGGCATCGACGGACAAGGGGTTCCGGGTCATCCGCGTGCACCGGGGCGCGTAG
- the hflX gene encoding GTPase HflX, whose translation MTDTPQQNHQSHDDSAGGVVERVLRNADQRATSSIFAPAQAIQTRSVDDHGWTGDGDQYDREDRAALRRVTGLSTELEDVTEVEYRQLRLEQVVLIGVYPQGDAQDAENSLRELAALAETAGAVVLDGLLQRRPTPDPATYLGKGKAEELAMVVKATGADTVIADTELAPSQRRALEDVVKVKVIDRTAVILDIFSQHAKTREGKAQVELAQLQYLLPRLRGWGESMSRQAGGQVSGGAGMGSRGPGETKIELDRRRIHTRMSKLRRQIAGFRPAREAKRADRHRNDVPSVAIAGYTNAGKSSLLNRLTSAGVLVQNQLFATLDATVRRTNSAKGREFTFVDTVGFVRNLPHQLVEAFRSTLEEVGEADVIVHVVDGSHPDPAAQLATVREVIGDVGAREIPEIVAFNKADLVDESQRLVLRGLVPDAVFVSARTGEGIPELLAAIEDRLPEPDVSLTVVIPYDRGDLVSSLHDAGAVESVDYVEDGTRLQVRVFQRQVAELDPFVVTPVAS comes from the coding sequence ATGACGGATACCCCTCAGCAGAACCACCAGTCCCACGACGACAGCGCCGGCGGTGTCGTCGAGCGCGTGCTGCGCAACGCCGACCAGCGCGCCACCTCATCGATCTTCGCCCCGGCCCAGGCGATCCAGACCCGCTCCGTGGACGACCACGGCTGGACGGGCGACGGCGACCAGTACGACCGCGAGGACCGTGCGGCCCTGCGCCGTGTCACGGGCCTCTCCACCGAACTCGAGGACGTCACCGAGGTCGAGTACCGGCAGCTCCGGCTCGAGCAGGTCGTCCTCATCGGTGTGTACCCGCAGGGTGACGCCCAGGACGCGGAGAACTCCCTCCGCGAGCTCGCCGCCCTCGCCGAGACCGCCGGCGCCGTCGTGCTCGACGGGCTCCTGCAGCGCCGGCCGACGCCGGACCCCGCGACCTACCTCGGCAAGGGCAAGGCCGAGGAGCTGGCGATGGTGGTCAAGGCCACCGGAGCCGACACCGTGATCGCGGACACCGAGCTCGCGCCCTCCCAGCGTCGTGCGCTCGAGGACGTCGTGAAGGTGAAGGTGATCGACCGCACGGCCGTGATCCTCGACATCTTCAGCCAGCACGCCAAGACCCGCGAGGGCAAGGCCCAGGTCGAACTCGCGCAGCTGCAGTACCTCCTCCCGCGTCTCCGCGGTTGGGGTGAGTCGATGTCCCGGCAGGCCGGCGGTCAGGTCTCCGGCGGTGCGGGCATGGGTTCCCGTGGCCCTGGTGAGACGAAGATCGAGCTCGACCGTCGCCGCATCCACACGCGGATGTCGAAGCTCCGTCGACAGATCGCCGGGTTCCGCCCCGCGCGGGAGGCCAAGCGCGCCGACCGACACCGCAACGACGTCCCGAGCGTCGCGATCGCCGGCTACACCAACGCCGGCAAGTCGTCGCTCCTCAACCGTCTGACGAGCGCGGGCGTGCTGGTGCAGAACCAGCTGTTCGCCACCCTCGACGCGACCGTCCGACGCACGAACTCCGCCAAGGGCCGTGAGTTCACCTTCGTCGACACGGTCGGGTTCGTGCGGAACCTCCCGCACCAGCTGGTCGAGGCGTTCCGGTCCACCCTCGAGGAAGTGGGCGAGGCCGACGTCATCGTGCACGTGGTCGACGGCTCGCACCCCGACCCCGCCGCACAGCTCGCGACGGTCCGCGAGGTCATTGGCGACGTGGGCGCCCGGGAGATCCCCGAGATCGTCGCGTTCAACAAGGCGGACCTGGTCGACGAGTCGCAGCGGCTCGTGCTCCGCGGTCTCGTGCCGGATGCCGTGTTCGTGTCCGCCCGCACCGGTGAGGGCATCCCGGAGCTTCTCGCCGCGATCGAGGACCGACTGCCCGAGCCCGACGTGTCGCTCACCGTGGTGATCCCGTACGACCGAGGGGACCTGGTGTCGTCGCTGCACGACGCGGGTGCGGTGGAGTCGGTCGACTACGTGGAGGACGGCACCCGACTGCAGGTGCGGGTGTTCCAGCGGCAGGTCGCGGAGCTCGACCCGTTCGTCGTCACGCCCGTCGCGTCCTGA
- the dapF gene encoding diaminopimelate epimerase produces the protein MTELHFTKGQGTGNDFVLFADPDAVVDLTPERIRAIADRRFGVGGDGVIRAVRSEALPEGRALVAVEPDAVWFMDYHNADGTVAEMCGNGIRVFARYLTESGLVDLAPGETLTVGSRKGLVDIQRTTNGFQADLGRWGLGIEGGGAGDVLVRAKNLDGARPGLGIDVGNPHVVVAVATDDELADLDLTYVPVLDPAPESGANVEFVLPGEPLINDGVGEITMRVHERGSGETLSCGTGAVAAALATRHWVGSGAPDTWRVRVPGGVVTVRMFAAEDGEHVALSGPAELVFSGDLTV, from the coding sequence GTGACCGAGCTGCACTTCACGAAGGGCCAGGGGACCGGCAACGACTTCGTCCTGTTCGCCGATCCCGACGCCGTCGTCGACCTCACCCCCGAGCGCATCCGCGCCATCGCGGACCGCCGTTTCGGTGTCGGCGGGGACGGCGTGATCCGTGCCGTGCGCTCCGAGGCCCTGCCCGAGGGACGCGCGCTCGTCGCGGTCGAACCGGACGCCGTGTGGTTCATGGACTACCACAACGCCGACGGCACCGTCGCCGAGATGTGCGGCAACGGCATCCGCGTCTTCGCGCGGTACCTGACCGAGTCCGGGCTGGTGGACCTCGCCCCGGGGGAGACGCTCACCGTCGGCAGCCGCAAGGGGCTGGTCGACATCCAGCGGACGACGAACGGGTTCCAGGCCGACCTCGGCCGCTGGGGGCTCGGGATCGAGGGCGGCGGCGCCGGTGACGTGCTCGTCCGGGCGAAGAACCTCGACGGCGCCCGGCCGGGCCTCGGCATCGACGTGGGGAACCCGCACGTCGTGGTCGCCGTCGCGACGGACGACGAGCTCGCCGACCTCGACCTCACCTACGTGCCGGTCCTCGACCCCGCGCCGGAGTCCGGTGCGAACGTCGAGTTCGTCCTGCCGGGGGAGCCCCTCATCAACGACGGCGTCGGCGAGATCACGATGCGGGTGCACGAGCGTGGCAGCGGCGAGACGCTCTCGTGCGGGACCGGGGCGGTCGCGGCTGCCCTGGCGACGCGGCACTGGGTCGGCTCGGGGGCGCCGGACACCTGGCGGGTCCGGGTTCCTGGCGGTGTCGTCACGGTGCGCATGTTCGCGGCGGAGGACGGCGAGCACGTCGCGTTGTCCGGACCCGCCGAGCTGGTGTTCTCGGGCGACCTCACGGTCTGA
- a CDS encoding regulatory protein RecX — protein sequence MTSPDGRSPRGDDDLAPVTDLFGARSRRGAAGSQTPDPAPEGGADAGGPRTADEADAPVPLPTSLRGAYAQAEWVPPVIGDATGRSARAEHAGYDHDAEADAPTASVFAILGGEELAPEDAPRPLDEQRADAERFSMRALGRRAVSTSEMRKTLTQHDLDPDVVEGEIERLTRVGLLDDVALATDLVDRLHERKGLGRQGVVAELRRRGIDQVAIDAALDAAADDQDDEFVRALDLAAKRAGQLRGLDRATAERRLTGFLMRKGYGSGVVRIAVERALDGSAGRPRPGGGTVRFE from the coding sequence GTGACCTCCCCGGACGGCCGCTCGCCCCGGGGTGACGACGACCTCGCACCGGTCACCGACCTCTTCGGTGCGAGGTCGCGTCGGGGCGCGGCGGGCAGCCAGACGCCCGACCCGGCTCCAGAAGGGGGAGCGGACGCCGGTGGCCCGCGGACGGCGGACGAGGCCGATGCGCCGGTACCGCTGCCGACGTCGCTGCGTGGTGCGTACGCGCAAGCAGAGTGGGTGCCCCCGGTCATCGGAGACGCCACCGGGCGGAGCGCCCGCGCAGAGCATGCCGGGTACGACCACGATGCCGAGGCCGACGCCCCGACCGCGTCGGTGTTCGCCATCCTCGGGGGCGAGGAGCTCGCGCCCGAGGACGCACCTCGGCCCCTGGACGAACAGCGCGCCGACGCCGAGCGGTTCAGCATGCGGGCCCTCGGGCGTCGCGCGGTCAGCACGTCGGAGATGCGGAAGACGCTGACCCAGCACGACCTCGACCCGGACGTCGTCGAGGGCGAGATCGAGCGACTCACGCGCGTGGGGCTGCTCGACGACGTGGCGCTCGCGACCGACCTCGTCGACCGGCTGCACGAGCGCAAGGGCCTCGGTCGGCAGGGCGTCGTGGCGGAGCTCCGCCGCCGGGGCATCGACCAGGTCGCGATCGACGCGGCCCTCGACGCAGCGGCCGACGACCAGGACGACGAGTTCGTGCGGGCGCTCGACCTCGCCGCGAAGCGCGCGGGGCAGCTCCGGGGACTCGACCGTGCGACCGCCGAGCGTCGGCTCACCGGGTTCTTGATGCGCAAGGGCTACGGCTCGGGTGTCGTGCGGATCGCGGTCGAGCGCGCGCTCGACGGCTCCGCCGGGCGACCGCGGCCGGGTGGCGGCACGGTCCGGTTCGAGTAG
- the lexA gene encoding transcriptional repressor LexA, protein MADELRGQKPLTPKQQAILDAIRASIASRGYPPSMREIGDAAGLSSLSSVSHQLGQLELGGWIRRDPNRPRALEVLVDEPSADADGPDVDATTLVPLVGRIAAGVPITAEQHVDEIIPLPRQLVGTGDLFMLKVVGESMIDAAICDGDWVVVRSQQTAENGDVVAAMLDEEATVKVFRQRDGHTWLLPRNSAFEPILGDAATVLGKVVAVLRSI, encoded by the coding sequence GTGGCGGACGAACTGCGCGGACAGAAGCCGCTGACGCCGAAGCAGCAGGCGATCCTCGACGCCATCCGCGCGTCGATCGCCAGCCGGGGCTACCCGCCGAGCATGCGGGAGATCGGCGACGCGGCCGGCCTCTCCTCGCTCTCGAGCGTCTCCCACCAGCTCGGACAGCTCGAGCTCGGGGGCTGGATCCGTCGCGACCCGAACCGCCCCCGCGCGCTCGAGGTCCTGGTCGACGAGCCCAGCGCCGACGCCGACGGGCCCGACGTCGACGCGACCACGCTCGTGCCGCTCGTCGGCCGCATCGCCGCGGGTGTCCCGATCACGGCCGAACAGCACGTCGACGAGATCATCCCGCTGCCCCGCCAGCTCGTCGGCACGGGAGACCTCTTCATGCTCAAGGTGGTCGGTGAGTCGATGATCGACGCCGCCATCTGCGACGGGGACTGGGTGGTCGTCCGCTCACAGCAGACCGCCGAGAACGGTGACGTCGTCGCGGCCATGCTCGACGAGGAAGCCACCGTCAAGGTGTTCCGGCAGCGCGACGGTCACACGTGGCTGCTCCCCCGCAACTCCGCGTTCGAGCCGATCCTCGGCGACGCCGCCACCGTGCTCGGCAAGGTCGTCGCGGTCCTCCGCTCGATCTGA
- the miaB gene encoding tRNA (N6-isopentenyl adenosine(37)-C2)-methylthiotransferase MiaB translates to MATVEARPRTYEVRTYGCQMNVHDSERLSGSLRAAGYVAADGEQADVVVINTCAVRENADNRLYGNLGHFAGVKREHPGMQIAVGGCLAQKDKNVILEKAPWVDVVFGTHNMGSLPTLLERARHNDEAQIEILESLDVFPSTLPTKRDSTYSGWVSISVGCNNTCTFCIVPSLRGKEKDRRPGDVLAEIQALVDDGAIEVTLLGQNVNSYGVEFGDRQAFGKLLRAAGAIEGLERIRFTSPHPAAFTDDVIDAMAETPNVMPQLHMPLQSGSDRVLKAMRRSYRSERFLGILDRVRAKIPHAAISTDIIVGFPGETDEDFEDTLRVVEASRFASAFTFQYSIRPGTPAATMPDQLPKEVVQERYERLIALQERITAEENAAQVGRSVEVLVATGEGKKDDETHRLSGRAEDSRLVHFSVPTGSDVPRPGDVVTVEVTRAAPHFLIADNDGPLRIRRTRAGDAWDRAQAESCGVPTPSTPGDGPRPVSLGLPSLRVGR, encoded by the coding sequence ATGGCCACCGTCGAAGCGCGCCCCCGCACCTACGAAGTCCGCACCTACGGGTGCCAGATGAACGTGCACGACTCGGAGCGGCTGAGCGGGTCGCTCCGTGCCGCCGGGTACGTGGCCGCGGACGGCGAGCAGGCCGACGTGGTCGTCATCAACACCTGCGCCGTGCGCGAGAACGCCGACAACCGCCTCTACGGGAACCTCGGACACTTCGCGGGCGTGAAGCGCGAGCATCCGGGCATGCAGATCGCGGTCGGCGGCTGCCTGGCGCAGAAGGACAAGAACGTGATCCTCGAGAAGGCGCCGTGGGTGGACGTCGTCTTCGGGACGCACAACATGGGGTCGCTGCCGACGCTGCTCGAGCGGGCACGGCACAACGACGAAGCGCAGATCGAGATCCTCGAGTCGCTCGACGTCTTCCCCTCGACGCTGCCGACGAAGCGCGACTCGACGTACAGCGGCTGGGTGTCGATCTCAGTCGGGTGCAACAACACCTGCACGTTCTGCATCGTCCCGTCGCTCCGCGGCAAGGAGAAGGACCGCCGCCCGGGTGACGTCCTCGCCGAGATCCAGGCACTGGTCGACGACGGCGCGATCGAGGTCACCCTCCTCGGGCAGAACGTCAACTCGTACGGTGTGGAGTTCGGCGACCGCCAGGCGTTCGGCAAGCTCCTCCGAGCAGCCGGCGCCATCGAGGGCCTCGAGCGCATCCGCTTCACGAGCCCGCACCCGGCAGCCTTCACCGACGATGTGATCGACGCGATGGCCGAGACGCCGAACGTCATGCCGCAGCTGCACATGCCGCTGCAGTCCGGGTCCGACCGCGTCCTCAAGGCGATGCGCCGCAGCTACCGGAGCGAGCGGTTCCTCGGCATCCTCGACCGCGTCCGGGCGAAGATCCCGCACGCGGCGATCTCGACGGACATCATCGTCGGCTTCCCGGGCGAGACCGACGAGGACTTCGAGGACACCCTCCGCGTCGTCGAGGCCTCGCGCTTCGCCTCCGCGTTCACCTTCCAGTACTCGATCCGCCCCGGGACCCCGGCCGCGACGATGCCCGACCAGCTCCCGAAGGAGGTCGTGCAGGAACGCTACGAGCGCCTCATCGCCCTGCAGGAGCGCATCACCGCTGAGGAGAACGCCGCCCAGGTCGGCCGGAGCGTCGAGGTCCTCGTCGCCACCGGTGAGGGCAAGAAGGACGACGAGACACACCGGTTGTCCGGGCGCGCGGAGGACTCCCGCCTCGTGCACTTCTCCGTGCCGACCGGTTCGGACGTGCCGCGGCCCGGTGACGTCGTCACGGTCGAGGTGACGCGCGCCGCGCCGCACTTCCTGATCGCCGACAACGACGGACCGCTCCGCATCCGGCGGACCCGGGCCGGCGACGCGTGGGACCGCGCGCAGGCCGAGAGCTGCGGGGTGCCGACGCCGTCCACGCCCGGTGACGGGCCGCGTCCGGTGTCGCTCGGCCTCCCGTCGCTCCGTGTCGGCCGCTGA
- the miaA gene encoding tRNA (adenosine(37)-N6)-dimethylallyltransferase MiaA produces the protein MSAADADDGTAQANGAEHGAARADDAGSGEARAEDADHGTGPAADAEHDAVRGDGVADDLIAVVGATGTGKSDLAVAIADLVRASGRPAEVVNADAMQLYRGMDIGTAKLTPEERHGIPHRQLDVLDVTDEASVAAYQRDARRDVERIQGEGGVAVLAGGSGLYVSAVLFDLDFPGTDPELRARLEREHDELGPGILLERLRSLDPHAAATIDARNPRRLIRALEIASRSEVVTPSLPAAPRAWRPARILHLRRDRAHLVDALQARAQRMFDAGLLDEVERLRGAGLERGRTASRAIGYSQALDVLRGDATVAEAVAATSLATRKYARRQVAWFKRYTAAEDLDVTGADRTDLSALARRIVA, from the coding sequence GTGTCGGCCGCTGACGCCGACGACGGCACGGCACAGGCCAACGGCGCGGAGCACGGCGCGGCACGGGCCGACGATGCCGGCTCCGGCGAGGCACGGGCCGAAGATGCCGACCACGGCACGGGACCGGCCGCCGATGCCGAGCACGACGCCGTGCGGGGCGACGGCGTCGCGGACGACCTGATCGCGGTCGTCGGCGCGACGGGCACGGGGAAGTCCGACCTCGCCGTCGCGATCGCCGACCTGGTCCGAGCCAGCGGCCGCCCGGCCGAGGTCGTGAACGCCGACGCGATGCAGCTCTACCGCGGCATGGACATCGGGACGGCGAAGCTGACGCCCGAGGAACGGCACGGCATCCCGCACCGGCAGCTCGACGTCCTCGACGTGACGGACGAGGCGAGTGTCGCCGCGTACCAGCGGGACGCCCGGCGTGACGTCGAACGGATCCAGGGCGAGGGCGGCGTCGCGGTCCTCGCCGGCGGGAGCGGACTGTACGTGTCCGCCGTGTTGTTCGACCTCGACTTCCCTGGCACCGACCCGGAACTCCGCGCACGGCTCGAACGGGAGCACGACGAGCTCGGACCGGGCATCCTGCTCGAGCGGCTGCGCAGCCTCGACCCGCACGCAGCGGCGACCATCGACGCCCGCAACCCGCGGCGCCTGATCCGGGCACTCGAGATCGCGAGCCGGTCCGAGGTCGTCACCCCGAGCCTCCCGGCCGCGCCCCGCGCCTGGCGACCCGCTCGCATCCTGCACCTGCGACGTGACCGCGCCCACCTCGTCGACGCGCTGCAGGCGCGGGCGCAGCGGATGTTCGACGCCGGACTCCTCGACGAGGTCGAGCGCCTGCGCGGTGCAGGTCTGGAGCGGGGGCGGACCGCCTCGCGGGCGATCGGGTACTCGCAGGCGCTCGACGTGCTCCGCGGGGACGCGACCGTCGCCGAGGCGGTGGCGGCGACGAGCCTCGCGACCCGGAAGTACGCGCGGCGGCAGGTCGCCTGGTTCAAGCGGTACACCGCCGCCGAGGACCTCGACGTCACCGGAGCGGACCGGACCGACCTGTCGGCGCTGGCCCGTAGGATCGTGGCGTGA
- the recA gene encoding recombinase RecA, whose product MPSPQDREKALETALAQIDRQFGKGTVMRLGSDERAPVAVIPTGSVALDVALGIGGLPRGRIIEIYGPESSGKTTLTLHAIANAQRNGGIAAFIDAEHALDPEYAKKLGVDIDALLVSQPDTGEQALEIADMLVRSGSIDLVVVDSVAALVPRAEIEGEMGDSHVGLQARLMSQALRKLTGGLNQTQTTMIFINQLREKIGVFFGSPETTAGGKALKFYASVRLDIRRIETLKSGTDAVGNRTRVKVVKNKMAPPFKQAEFDILYGVGISREGSLLDFGVDHGIVKKSGAWYTYDGDQLGQGKENSRSFLIQNPEIAAEIEGKILAKLGVGGATAAVEAPVDSIAPKLAERKGA is encoded by the coding sequence ATGCCCTCACCCCAGGACCGCGAGAAGGCCCTCGAGACCGCTCTCGCCCAGATCGACCGTCAGTTCGGCAAGGGCACGGTCATGCGCCTCGGCTCGGACGAGCGCGCCCCCGTCGCCGTCATCCCCACCGGTTCGGTCGCGCTGGACGTCGCGCTCGGGATCGGCGGACTCCCGCGCGGCCGCATCATCGAGATCTACGGTCCGGAGTCGTCCGGTAAGACGACCCTCACCCTGCACGCGATCGCGAACGCGCAGCGCAACGGTGGCATCGCGGCGTTCATCGACGCCGAGCACGCGCTTGACCCCGAGTACGCGAAGAAGCTCGGTGTCGACATCGACGCCCTCCTCGTCTCCCAGCCCGACACGGGTGAGCAGGCACTCGAGATCGCGGACATGCTCGTCCGCTCGGGGTCCATCGACCTCGTCGTCGTCGACTCCGTGGCCGCGCTCGTGCCCCGCGCCGAGATCGAGGGCGAGATGGGCGACTCCCACGTGGGTCTCCAGGCCCGACTCATGTCGCAGGCGCTCCGCAAGCTCACGGGCGGTCTGAACCAGACGCAGACGACGATGATCTTCATCAACCAGCTGCGCGAGAAGATCGGCGTGTTCTTCGGCAGTCCCGAGACGACCGCCGGCGGCAAGGCGCTCAAGTTCTACGCCTCGGTGCGCCTCGACATCCGGCGCATCGAGACGCTCAAGAGCGGCACGGACGCGGTGGGCAACCGCACCCGCGTGAAGGTCGTCAAGAACAAGATGGCGCCGCCCTTCAAGCAGGCCGAGTTCGACATCCTCTACGGCGTGGGCATCTCGCGTGAGGGCTCGCTGCTCGACTTCGGTGTCGACCACGGCATCGTGAAGAAGTCCGGCGCCTGGTACACGTACGACGGTGACCAGCTCGGACAGGGCAAGGAGAACTCGCGCTCGTTCCTCATCCAGAACCCGGAGATCGCGGCCGAGATCGAGGGCAAGATTCTCGCGAAGCTCGGTGTCGGTGGGGCGACCGCTGCGGTCGAGGCTCCGGTCGACTCGATCGCGCCGAAGCTCGCCGAGCGCAAGGGCGCGTGA
- a CDS encoding DUF3046 domain-containing protein: MRVSEFWRAVDQVFGEAYGAVVTRDVVLEAIGGRSAAEALRAGVDARTVWDALCDSQDVPLDRRHGKGLAEPKD; the protein is encoded by the coding sequence GTGCGTGTGAGTGAGTTCTGGCGAGCCGTCGACCAGGTGTTCGGCGAGGCCTACGGCGCGGTCGTCACCCGGGACGTCGTCCTCGAGGCGATCGGTGGTCGTTCGGCCGCCGAGGCGCTCCGCGCGGGAGTGGACGCCCGCACGGTGTGGGACGCGCTCTGCGACTCCCAGGACGTACCGCTCGACCGGCGGCACGGCAAGGGGCTCGCCGAGCCGAAGGACTGA
- a CDS encoding LysM peptidoglycan-binding domain-containing protein, with product MSTIAIAEPQRHAAPAVRTRLRLTRRGRIVFTTLAALPILLIVALAVLNGGRASAGDASGSGSAHFETVTIQPGETLWQLAEETAPNADPRDFVQDVVTLNALDGAGLQAGEKIAIPAKYVAAK from the coding sequence ATGAGCACCATCGCCATCGCTGAGCCCCAGCGTCACGCAGCTCCCGCCGTGCGTACGCGCCTGCGCCTGACGCGCCGCGGGCGGATCGTCTTCACGACCCTCGCTGCGCTCCCGATCCTGCTGATCGTCGCGCTCGCCGTCCTCAACGGCGGACGCGCCTCCGCCGGCGACGCCTCGGGGTCCGGGTCCGCGCACTTCGAGACCGTCACGATCCAGCCTGGTGAGACGCTGTGGCAGCTGGCGGAGGAGACCGCTCCCAACGCCGACCCGCGCGACTTCGTGCAGGACGTGGTGACGCTCAACGCGCTCGACGGTGCGGGACTCCAGGCGGGCGAAAAGATCGCGATCCCCGCGAAGTACGTCGCCGCGAAGTAG
- a CDS encoding histidinol-phosphate transaminase, producing MAFTLEDLPIRDDLRGQSPYGAPQKHVRVQLNVNENTHPVPAEVADDIVASIRQALATVNRYPDREFTELRRSLTGYLNGGLEGAARLTPEQLWAANGSNEVLQQLLQAFGGPGRSVLGFPPTYSMHSILASGTGTRWIPAERDAEFGISPETVTAAIAEHQPDIVFLCGPNNPTGTPLPIETIAAAYDATDGIVMVDEAYAEFMPDDAPSALTLLPGRERLVVSRTMSKAFAFAGARVGYLAAHPAVIDALRLVRLPYHLSALTQAAAVAALRHAPAMLAMVDDIKQQRDRMIAELQDMGYRTYESWSNFVLFGGVADPHAAFEALLDEDVIVRDLGIPNHLRVSAGTEEETTAFLDAMRRVAAVQPPVRVDA from the coding sequence GTGGCATTCACGCTCGAAGACCTCCCGATCCGAGACGACCTGCGCGGTCAGAGCCCCTACGGCGCTCCGCAGAAGCACGTGCGCGTCCAGCTGAACGTCAACGAGAACACGCATCCCGTCCCGGCCGAGGTCGCCGACGACATCGTCGCGTCGATCCGGCAGGCGCTCGCCACCGTGAACCGCTACCCGGACCGCGAGTTCACCGAGCTCCGTCGGTCGCTGACCGGTTACCTCAACGGGGGACTCGAAGGGGCCGCGCGACTGACGCCTGAGCAGCTCTGGGCAGCGAACGGGTCGAACGAGGTGCTGCAGCAGCTCCTCCAGGCCTTCGGTGGCCCGGGTCGGAGCGTGCTGGGCTTCCCGCCCACGTACTCGATGCACTCGATCCTGGCGTCCGGCACCGGCACGCGGTGGATCCCCGCCGAGCGCGACGCCGAGTTCGGCATCTCGCCCGAGACGGTGACCGCCGCGATCGCCGAGCACCAGCCCGACATCGTGTTCCTCTGCGGACCGAACAACCCGACGGGCACGCCCCTGCCGATCGAGACGATCGCGGCAGCGTACGACGCGACCGACGGGATCGTCATGGTCGACGAGGCGTACGCCGAGTTCATGCCCGACGACGCCCCGAGCGCCCTCACGCTCCTGCCGGGTCGCGAGCGGCTCGTCGTCTCGCGCACCATGAGCAAGGCCTTCGCGTTCGCGGGCGCACGAGTGGGGTACCTCGCCGCGCACCCGGCGGTGATCGACGCGCTCCGGCTCGTCCGCCTTCCGTACCACCTGTCCGCCCTGACCCAGGCAGCCGCGGTGGCAGCCCTCCGGCACGCCCCGGCGATGCTCGCGATGGTGGACGACATCAAGCAGCAGCGCGACCGGATGATCGCCGAGCTCCAGGACATGGGGTACCGCACCTACGAGTCGTGGTCGAACTTCGTGCTGTTCGGCGGTGTCGCGGACCCGCACGCCGCGTTCGAGGCGCTGCTCGACGAGGACGTCATCGTGCGCGACCTCGGGATCCCGAACCACCTCCGCGTGAGCGCGGGGACGGAAGAGGAGACGACTGCGTTCCTCGACGCCATGCGCCGCGTGGCCGCGGTCCAGCCCCCGGTTAGGGTTGACGCATGA